The Teredinibacter sp. KSP-S5-2 genomic interval GAATGCCTATTCGAGCATACCCGGGGTGCTCTTGAGAAAATTTGGGCATGATTTGCTGTACAGTTTCATTTTTATCAAATAATTTCTTAAATCGTTTGAGTTCGGTCACCAGGGTGTTCCAACGCCCTTTGGTAATGCCAATGGTAAACATAATAAGTAACGAATACAGGCTGACTTTCTCAACCACAATACCATGTTCGGCGAGATATTTTGCCAGCACGGCGGCGGGTATGCCCCAGGCTGAAAACTCACCGTGTACATTCAGCCCCGGTGTCAACAATGTCGCACGGGTCGGGTCGAGCATATTAAATTCCGCGGAGGAATTAGTATTAAACCCGTGCCACATTTCGTTTGGTTGCAATAACCAATCATCCGTTTTAGCCTGAGTATTGGGTTCTCTTGTTTCAGGTTGCCAAATCGAAAACCACCAGTCTTCGCTTGCGCGCTTATATTTTTGCATGGCATTGCGAAACGCAACGGCTTCTGACAAGGCTTCATCGACTAAGGCTCTGCCACCTGGCTGCCCCATCATTGCTGCTGTAATATCACAGGAGGCAATAATGGGGTAATGCGGACTGGTGGAAGAATGCATGAGATACGCTTCATTAAATTGATGCGTATCCAGTTGTTTATTTACTGAATTCTGCACAAGAATTTGTGACGCCTGGGATAAACCAGCCAACATTTTATGGGTTGATTGGGTTGCAAAAACCATTGAATCCTGACATCGAACCCGACCTTTACCAATTGCATGGTACTTTTCATAAAACTCATGAAATGCCGCATGAGGAGACCAGGCCTCATCAAAATGCAAGCCATGCACATAGCCATCCAATTTGTTTTTTATCTTTTCAACGTTATATAACACGCCATCGTATGTACATTGCGTCAACACCAACACTCGTGGAAATGCGTTTTTATTTTTTATTAGAGGGTGATTTCGTATTTTTCCCTGGATAATTTGTTTATCAAACAGCGCTTCTGGAATAGGCCCAATAATGCCCAGGCAATTACGTACTGGCTTAATAAAAACTGGGATGGCGCCAGTCATGATAATTGCATGCAATATCGATTTGTGACAGTTTCGATCAACCACCACTACATCGCCAGGAGACACAACTGAATGCCAGACGATTTTATTGGAGGATGAAGTCCCGTTGGTCACGAAAAACAAGTGATCGGCCGAAAACGTTTTTGCTGCGCTTTGCTCACTGGCTTCGACTGGCCCCGTATGATCCAGTAATTGCCCCAAGTCATCCACAGCATTGCACACATCTGCCCGCAACATATTTTCGCCAAAAAACTCATGAAACAAATGGCCAACAGGCGTTTTTAAAAAAGCGACCCCACCGGAATGCCCTGGACAATGCCATGAGTAGGAACTGTCTTTAGTGTGTTGGGTCAGTGCTTTAAAAAAAGGTGGAGCCAATTGAGCCATATAATTTTTGGCTTCCCTTACTACGTAACGGGCCATGAACTCCGATGTATCTTCATATTTATGTAAAAAACCGTGTAACTCACAGAGAATATCATTCGGCACATGGTCACTCGTTTGCGTCTCCGTTTTCAGGAAGATCGGCACATTGGCATCTCGGGAACGAATACTTTGGACAAATGCACGAAGCGCGGAAAAAGTCTGTTCCACATGCTCATCGGCGAACTGTTTGTCATTTAATGACACAATAAACGCGGAGGTTCGTGTTGTTTGCTGTATATGTTCGGCAAAATCATGCAAACCGGTTAAACGAACCACATCTGCTCCGGCATGCTCAATGGCACTGGCCAACAAACGAATTCCCAAGCCACTGTTACAGTCGGAACGGAAATACTCATCGATAATTATTATGGGAAATTGTAAACGCATAGCCACTCCGCTTTATTATTCAGGCTGATGTAACGGTATATTTTTGTTATCCCATCTGGGCACGATACCATCCGTGAAAATGACGCATTCCGTCTTCCATGGGGGTTTGATAGGGACCAACTTCGCTCACACCTTTTTGATATAAGACACGTCGACCGGCATCGATCCGTTCAGCAATCTCATCATCCTCCATGGCCGTTTCCATGTACGCATGTCGATGAGACTCAACCAAATCACGATGATTATTGATAAGTTCCTGCGGATAATAAAATTCGACAACGTTTAAGGTGTCATGTACACCGCGAGGATACAAAGTGGAAAGCACCAACGCATGGGGGAAAACTTCAATCATGTGAGTGGGGTAGTAAGTCGCCCACACTGCACCGAACTCCGGTGTCAGGCCTTGATTGTATGAGAGCAATTCACTATGCCAGGCTTTATAGGCCTCAGTACCGGCCCGCCTCAAACCTGGATTAGCGCCAATCCATTGCACACTAAACCAATCACCATACTCCCAATAAAGACCATCGTTATTCACGTAACGGCGCAGGCCGGGATGAAACGGCGCTATGTGATAGTCATCGTTATATATTTCTATAAATGTTTTCCAATTACAGGCACAGTCGTGTAGTTCAACATGGTCGAGTGCGTAGTCGGTAAAATCAAATTCGGGCCGATTAAACAACTCTTGCATATCGACCATGGGGTTACGTTTACCTTCGAATAAAAAGCCAGCGGCGTTTTTTAATGCGTATCTCGGTAAGTTCATGCACGGTTTTTTATTAAATTTTGGTGCGCTTAATAACGTGCCTTTATCATCATAATTCCACGCGTGAACAGGACATAGAATGCGATTGCCGGTGGTCGATAAGTTACCTCTCTGAATAGGTTGTTCCCCGGTACTGTCATGCCCAAGCATAATGGCCTGACGATGACGACATACGTTAGAAACCAATTCCACACTCTCCTGATTTCTCACCAGAACACGTCCATTTTCTTCAAACGGTAATGCGTACCAATCCCCTGGATTTGGCACCATAGCTTCGTGACCGAGATAAATAGCACTGTTGGGAAAAATTTTTTCTTGCTCCTGCCGAAAGATATCCTCTGAACAGTAGGATTCAATAGGCAGAGCCAGCTGTGCTTCCGGCACTCGCCAGATATCGTTATAGCTGGCGGCGAATCGATTCGGATTATACATTTGTTGTTATACCTATCTTATTTGCGTAATCAACTGGATCCACATAGTCATTAGTAAGAATTAAAACAGGCAGACAATATCTCGACTGCCCCAAAACGTTAAATTAGCTCACCATTTCTTCAGCCTGGGTTGAATCAAACTGGACAGAATCCTCATTCGCGTAAGCTGCGATAGGGTTAGGTAACGGGTCGATCATTATCAAACTGGACGCAGTATCGGATAAATCCACCATTTGCAGATTATTTTTCAGTTGCAATCTGTTCAAACAGGAATGTAAAAAGTCCGGTGCAAAAATATCGTAGCGTTCGAATTTTTCGGACAAATCACTATGCTCTGCTTGATATTCCCGAACACTCTTTGCCACCATTTGCCAGAACCCTCTCTCGCTAATGACATTGTCTGCTTCGAGAAAATCAGCCATATACCGGAAAACACCATCAAACACGTCAATAAAGATCCCCAGTATTTTATATTCCTCCGGTACTTCTACCGCCAAACGCGCAACTTTTTCCGGCAACACAACGTCCTTATCCAATATGGCAGATTCCTCGGCAATATCTTTCATGATGGATCGCACTGGGAGATAGTTATCCAACACCAGAATCAAATTTTCGCAGTGGGGCATAAACACTAACTCATAGGCATA includes:
- a CDS encoding arginine/lysine/ornithine decarboxylase, with translation MRLQFPIIIIDEYFRSDCNSGLGIRLLASAIEHAGADVVRLTGLHDFAEHIQQTTRTSAFIVSLNDKQFADEHVEQTFSALRAFVQSIRSRDANVPIFLKTETQTSDHVPNDILCELHGFLHKYEDTSEFMARYVVREAKNYMAQLAPPFFKALTQHTKDSSYSWHCPGHSGGVAFLKTPVGHLFHEFFGENMLRADVCNAVDDLGQLLDHTGPVEASEQSAAKTFSADHLFFVTNGTSSSNKIVWHSVVSPGDVVVVDRNCHKSILHAIIMTGAIPVFIKPVRNCLGIIGPIPEALFDKQIIQGKIRNHPLIKNKNAFPRVLVLTQCTYDGVLYNVEKIKNKLDGYVHGLHFDEAWSPHAAFHEFYEKYHAIGKGRVRCQDSMVFATQSTHKMLAGLSQASQILVQNSVNKQLDTHQFNEAYLMHSSTSPHYPIIASCDITAAMMGQPGGRALVDEALSEAVAFRNAMQKYKRASEDWWFSIWQPETREPNTQAKTDDWLLQPNEMWHGFNTNSSAEFNMLDPTRATLLTPGLNVHGEFSAWGIPAAVLAKYLAEHGIVVEKVSLYSLLIMFTIGITKGRWNTLVTELKRFKKLFDKNETVQQIMPKFSQEHPGYARIGIRDLCQQIHHYYQRHNIGQLIMAMYEQEPEPVLTPAEAYSQMTHGKTTRVPLQHLVGKTTAMLVTPYPPGIPLLVPGEKFTQTIVDYLLFAQQFNSVFPGFETSIHGLVSEKVNGETQYFIDCVVHLSQYESLSNRHEKVCSIEAVN
- a CDS encoding aromatic ring-hydroxylating dioxygenase subunit alpha, producing MYNPNRFAASYNDIWRVPEAQLALPIESYCSEDIFRQEQEKIFPNSAIYLGHEAMVPNPGDWYALPFEENGRVLVRNQESVELVSNVCRHRQAIMLGHDSTGEQPIQRGNLSTTGNRILCPVHAWNYDDKGTLLSAPKFNKKPCMNLPRYALKNAAGFLFEGKRNPMVDMQELFNRPEFDFTDYALDHVELHDCACNWKTFIEIYNDDYHIAPFHPGLRRYVNNDGLYWEYGDWFSVQWIGANPGLRRAGTEAYKAWHSELLSYNQGLTPEFGAVWATYYPTHMIEVFPHALVLSTLYPRGVHDTLNVVEFYYPQELINNHRDLVESHRHAYMETAMEDDEIAERIDAGRRVLYQKGVSEVGPYQTPMEDGMRHFHGWYRAQMG